From Oryza sativa Japonica Group chromosome 4, ASM3414082v1, one genomic window encodes:
- the LOC4337366 gene encoding uncharacterized protein isoform X1, protein MEEGLLQGQMTSMDKAANVVLDIEGLPQQPDKCCTGSPKMTRALSRKGSNRMERRSGEEQEQDDLVKKLIIKVVPSQLEQLKMPLVQNKALVTPQSQCAACAPILTDSGEGRNKKFNRLTSVHPRKILLFFATLSSVGTMILIYFTLAINGGKAEA, encoded by the exons ATGGAAGAAGGTTTACTGCAG GGCCAGATGACAAGCATGGACAAGGCAGCAAATGTGGTATTGGATATTGAAGGGCTGCCTCAGCAACCTGATAAATGCTGCACTGGAAGTCCAAAAATGACT AGAGCCCTATCTCGCAAGGGCTCAAATCGCATGGAAAGGAGGAGCGGTGAAGAGCAGGAACAAGATGACTTGGTGAAGAAACTTATTATTAAGG TTGTGCCATCTCAGTTGGAGCAGCTTAAGATGCCCCTGGTGCAGAACAAAGCCTTGGTCACTCCACAATCACAATGTGCTGCCTGTGCACCTATTCTAACTGACTCTGGGGAAGGAAGGAACAAGAAGTTTAATCGACTTACTTCGGTTCACCCCCGGAAAATCCTACTGTTCTTTGCAACTCT GTCGAGCGTGGGCACAATGATACTGATATACTTCACGCTCGCAATCAACGGTGGCAAAGCGGAGGCGTAG
- the LOC4337366 gene encoding uncharacterized protein isoform X2: MTSMDKAANVVLDIEGLPQQPDKCCTGSPKMTRALSRKGSNRMERRSGEEQEQDDLVKKLIIKVVPSQLEQLKMPLVQNKALVTPQSQCAACAPILTDSGEGRNKKFNRLTSVHPRKILLFFATLSSVGTMILIYFTLAINGGKAEA, from the exons ATGACAAGCATGGACAAGGCAGCAAATGTGGTATTGGATATTGAAGGGCTGCCTCAGCAACCTGATAAATGCTGCACTGGAAGTCCAAAAATGACT AGAGCCCTATCTCGCAAGGGCTCAAATCGCATGGAAAGGAGGAGCGGTGAAGAGCAGGAACAAGATGACTTGGTGAAGAAACTTATTATTAAGG TTGTGCCATCTCAGTTGGAGCAGCTTAAGATGCCCCTGGTGCAGAACAAAGCCTTGGTCACTCCACAATCACAATGTGCTGCCTGTGCACCTATTCTAACTGACTCTGGGGAAGGAAGGAACAAGAAGTTTAATCGACTTACTTCGGTTCACCCCCGGAAAATCCTACTGTTCTTTGCAACTCT GTCGAGCGTGGGCACAATGATACTGATATACTTCACGCTCGCAATCAACGGTGGCAAAGCGGAGGCGTAG